Proteins from a single region of Rana temporaria chromosome 5, aRanTem1.1, whole genome shotgun sequence:
- the LOC120941346 gene encoding GSK-3-binding protein-like gives MPCRKESFLLLEQSVTVGSQEVDSLVARIGEALQLNAHRAPSSCGIKPAALPRPPSMCSCVRGRTTPYPVCTPRAAGRCHHRQPAGARHCPGGSKQLCGRGWVRRRQEEEDEEDPHQLLQELLLSGNLIKEAVRRLHLAGEPEVTKGGCNVTEATETTVQ, from the coding sequence ATGCCGTGCCGGAAGGAGAGTTTCCTGCTGCTGGAGCAGTCGGTGACGGTGGGCTCTCAGGAGGTGGACTCCTTGGTGGCTCGGATCGGGGAAGCCCTGCAGCTTAACGCCCACAGAGCTCCGAGCTCCTGCGGCATCAAACCCGCCGCCCTCCCCCGGCCCCCCTCCATGTGCTCGTGTGTCAGGGGAAGGACTACGCCGTACCCGGTGTGCACCCCCAGAGCGGCGGGACGATGTCATCACCGCCAGCCGGCCGGGGCCAGGCACTGTCCGGGGGGCAGCAAGCAACTGTGCGGCCGGGGCTGGGTGAGGAGGAGACAAGAAGAGGAGGACGAAGAGGATCCCCACCAACTGCTGCAGGAGCTCCTCCTGTCCGGGAACCTCATCAAAGAGGCCGTCAGGAGGCTTCACCTGGCCGGGGAGCCTGAGGTGACCAAGGGGGGGTGCAATGTCACCGAGGCCACGGAGACCACCGTACAGTGA